Part of the Nitrosophilus alvini genome, CAAACAGTTATCTGTTTATCGATATGGAAAAACAGAGAGCCGAAGAGATAGAGAAGGTATTGCATGACGCTGTATGGCTTCATAAAAATTTAAAAGACAAAAAGCTTATTATAAGAGTGATAAATCCATCCGATTTTAAAGTACTTGATATGATAAAACAGTTGGATTCCAAAGATATAGATGTTGAGATAAAATACGCTTCTGTCAAAGAGCCCGATATCATAATAGAAGATTGTCGAAAGTTTGATATTGGTCTCATTATCGTGAAAAACAGCCTTTTCGAAAAATATGAAATCAGAGAAACTCTTTTTCAAACAAAACTTCCCGTTTTCAGTATATCTGACAAGGATATAGAAAAAATTTCGCAGTCAGCACTGCTGCTTTCCAAAAACAAAGAGCTTGAGAAAATTTCCTCTCCTATCCTTGATGTCTCCGTACAACTTAAACTGAATCTAATACTATATGATATAGATCCGGAAGAGAGTGATAAAAGTGAAATAATAGAGCATTTTGAAAACCTGGCTTCAATATTTTCAAAATCTATAAAAGTTGTAAAAGCGAATAAAAACCCTATCAGAGAGATGCAGAAAATCGACAACTTTCTACAATTTCTACCATTTAACAGAAAAATCCTGAAAAAACCTCTAATAAGATTTTTTTCAACTGATGTGGAATGTCTTTATTATAAACTCAGTTCATATCATCAGATATTCATTCCTGTACAGGTTTGATAGAGTGTTAAGCAAGTATTAAGTATAATTTGAAATTAAGGTTATCACTTAATTTATGATGTTTAAGGGTATTTATGAGAGTAGATATAAGACTGGTTAAAAAAGAAGACAGAAGCTATCCGATTTTTATTGATGAACTAAAATCCATAAAGATAGATACAAAGGCTGCAATTGTAACAAATCCTAAAGTTGCAGGTTTGCACCTTGATTATCTTTTGAAAAAGATTGAGGCAAAAGAGCTTTATATCGTCACTGTACCTGATGGCGAAGAGTATAAAAATTTTGAAACACTCAACTTTATACTTGACAGGCTTTTTGATCATCAATTGGACAGAAAATCGATGCTCATTGCCTTTGGAGGTGGGGTTATTGGCGATATGACGGGTTTTGCCGCAAGTATTTATCAAAGAGGAATAGATTTTATTCAGATACCTACTACGCTTTTGAGTCAGGTTGATGCAAGTGTAGGCGGAAAGACCGGGATAAATAACAGGTACGGCAAAAATCTTGTAGGCTCTTTTTATCAGCCCAAAGTCGTTTATATCGATACATTTTTTTTAAAAACTCTTCCAAAAAGAGAATTTGCCGCCGGTGTAGCAGAAATTGTGAAAATGGCAGCGGTATTTGATAAAGATTTTTTCGGATTTTTGGAACAGAACGATCTTTACGATGAAGAGAACCTTAAAATCGCCATAAAAAAATCTGTGGAAACAAAGGCCAGAGTCGTTGCGCAGGATGAAAAAGAGAGTGGAATCAGAGCGGCTCTAAATTATGGCCATACATTTGGACATGTAATAGAAAATGAGACCAAATACAAAAAATATCTTCACGGAGAAGCAGTAGCTATTGGTATGGTTATGGCAAACGAATTGGCGATAGAAACCGGGCTTTTGACATCAAAAGAGGCCGAAAGAATAAAAAAAGTTCTTGAAAGATATTCGCTACCCACGAATTATCATATAAAAGATGTTGACTCTTTTTATAAACATTTTTTTCTTGATAAAAAAAGTATGGATAAAAAAATAAAATTTGTTTTGCCTAATGGAATCGGAGATGTAAAAATAATAGATGACATCGATGAAAAAACAGTGAAAAAAGTTTTGGAAAAATTTTCAAAAGGGTTATAGTGAGAAAGCTTCTGATATTCCTTTTTTCCACGCTGATTTTGTATGCCCAAGGAACTGATATAATCGATGTTTTTGACAATGAAACAAAAACAGAGAACTCCGCTGTTATAAAAGATGTTTTGGATATAAATACTACCCAAAAAGAAAAAATAATAGATATTCAAAGCAGACTAAAAGCGATAGAAGATGAGCTTTCCCGAAATATATGGACAAAAAAGTATTCAAACTATATCACTTACCATTTTTTGGAAAAGGAACTGATAAAGACAGAGCGTGAAATAAAAGTTGCAAAAAGAAAAAAAAGTGCAAATCTTTCAGAACTTGAAAATAAAAAAGAGACACTGCTAAATCAACTGGAGCTTCTCAAAGAATACAAAGAATCACCGTTTATAGAACTTCTCAAACCCGAAGAGATTCCAGAACCGCCTGAAGTAAAAAATCCTGTTGCAATAATTGCGGCAATATCGTATATAAAACAGATTAACGAAAAAAAGGAGTATTACAGGCAAAAACTGGCAGAACTGAAATCCGTTCTTAATAAGCTCAAAGAGAAAGAAGCACTTTTAAAAGAGATTTATGAACTCGAAAAAAGTGAAGAGATAAGAAAAAAACTCAGTTATACAATTGAAGAAGTTACCGCTTTTAGCAATGCCGTTATGATTGCCGAAAAGACCATTGGAGTTTATGAAAAGAGAATAGAAGAAGTTGTTTTAAAAGTAACGGAAGAGATAAAGGTACAGAGTGAAAAAGCCGCTGCAATCATGGGGCTTGTACTTGTACTTTTTGGATTCAATCTATTTATCAAATGGATAGCTAAAAGGTATGTTAAAGACAATGAACGATTTTATATGATAAATAAAATCATAAATTTCAGTTTTGCGACTGTTATTATCTTGATTGTCCTTTTTGCATACATAGAAAATGTAACATATATAGTTACGATTCTGGGTTTTGCATCTGCGGGTATCGCGATCGCTATGAAGGACTGGTTTATGAGTCTGCTGGGATGGATCGTAATAGTTTTCGGCGGTACCATCCATGTAGGGGATCGAATAAAAGTAAAGAGAAACGGACTTGTTTATGTTGGTGACGTTGTTGATATATCTCTTTTGAGAATTACTATTTTGGAAGATATCACTCTTACAACATATCACGAAAACAGAAGGGCGGGAAGAGTTATATTTGTTCCTAACAACTATATATTTACCGATCTTATAGCCAACTATACACATGGCGGGCTTAAAACCGTCTGGGACGGGATAGATATAAATATAACATTTGATTCAAATCACAAAAAAGCGATGCATATAGCAAGAGAGATTACAAGAAAATATGCAAAAGGCTATACGGATATTACAAGAAAACAGCTAAATCGCCTAAGAAGCAGTTATCATCTTAAAAACACGAATGTTGAACCCAGAGTCTACTCTTTTATTGAAGATTACGGTATTAGAATAAGCGTCTGGTACTTGACAAACTCTTATGCTACGCTTACACTGAGGAGTACCATTTCGGGTGAAATTATTGACAGATTCAACCGTGAAGAAGATATCAAAATAGCGTTGCCTTCACAATCAATATACTTGACAAAAGGAAAATTTAATAATATAAATAGTGAAAATTTGAGTGAAGGATAAGAAGAGGTGAAAAAGGTTTTTTTCAAAACATTCGGCTGCAGGACAAACCAGTTTGATACTCAAGTGATGATGTCCAAACTAAAAGATTTTAATATTACGCAGAATGAAAAAGAAGCCGATATTGTTGTTGTAAATTCATGCACCGTTACAAATTCTGCCGACAGCGGAGTAAGAAACTATATAAACAGGATAAAAAGAGAAACAGGTGCGCAGGTCTATCTTACTGGATGCGGAGCCTTTACAAAAGGAGAAGACCTTTTTAAATCAAAAAAAGTCATTGGTGTTTTCGGACATTCTGAAAAAACAAAAATAAACACACTTTTGAAAGAGGAAAATCTGTTTGAGCTGGGTGATCTTGAACATATAGACAAAAGTGTGGTAGAGCAGTTTATAGGAAAAAGTAGAGCATTCATAAAGATACAGGAGGGGTGCGATTTCAGATGCAGCTACTGTATAATTCCTTATGTGAGAGGAAATGCTAGAAGCCACGAGGAAGATATTATAATCGAACAGATCAAAAGACTTGCATACAACGGCTTCGGAGAGTTTATCCTGACCGGAACAAATGTGGGAAGCTATGGCAAAGATAAAAATTCAAGCCTGGCGAAACTTTTGAAAAAAATATCATATATCAGGGGAGTAAGGCGCATCAGAATAGGCTCACTTGAGCCTGTACAGATTACAGATGAGTTTAAAGAGCTTTTGAATGAACCCTGGATGGCAAAACATCTTCATATCGCTCTGCAGCATACCTCGCAGAGAATGCTAGATATAATGAATAGAAGAAACAGAGTCTCTTCTGACCTTGAGCTTTTTGAAGAGCTGGCAGCATTTGGCTATGCTCTCGGTACAGATTTTATCATAGGGCACCCAGGAGAGAGTGAAGAGATATTCAAGGAAGCATACGATAATATAAAAAAGTTTCCTCTTACACATATACATCTGTTTACATACAGCAAAAGAGACGGTACGCCGGCAAGCAGTATGAAACCGGAAGTTCCGGGAAATATTGCCAAAGAAAGATACAGAAAGATAAAAGAGGTGATTGATGAGAAGAATTACCGTTTCAGACAGCAAAAAAGGAAACTGGAGGTTTTGATAGAGTCCGAAAAAGAAGGTGTTTATACAGGTTTGGACCAGTTTTTCAACAAGATAAACGTCCATAGCGATAAAGACATAAAAGGCAACTGGATAGAGATAGAAAAATATGAAGCAAAAAAAGATTCAAACTACGCAGATTTCTAAGAAAAACAAAGTACTTATTGCTTTATCTGCAGGCATCGTAGCTTTGCTGCTGCTGTTTGCATATGTCAGACAGAGCAGTACCGTTATAGACTACTCTACATACAGAGCTATGCTGAAAAACGATATGATAGATTCTGCCCAGATAGGGGAGAAATATATCTATCTAAAAAGCGGCGGCAAGGTTTTTAAAATACCCAAAGATGCAGTCAATATAAACGAACTTTATGAGAAAATCCCTGTCGGCGTAAAAGAAAATTACAGCAGAGCAATTGATGTTGCTGTTCTGTTCTTTATCGCAGGACTTCTTATATATATGCTCTTTTTTTCCAGAAAAAGAGAGGAAATGCCGCCCATAAAACATCAGATAAATATAGCGGCCCCCGAGATTGATGATTTTTCTTCAAAAATAAAACCTATAGTTTCGGATGTGAAGTTCAAAGATGTTGCCGGTATAGAGGAGGCTAAAGAGGAACTTGAAGAGATAATAGAGTTTTTGAAAAATCCGGGAAAATTCAAAAATTTCGGTGTACGTATGCCAAAAGGTGTTCTCCTTATAGGACCTCCCGGTGTTGGAAAGACTATGATAGCCAAAGCGGTCGCAGGTGAAGCAGGGGTCCCGTTTTTTTACCAGAGCGGATCGAGTTTTGTTCAGATATATGTGGGTATGGGAGCAAAAAGGGTTCGTGAGCTTTTTGCAAAAGCCAAGCAGATGGCGCCTTCGATTATCTTTATAGACGAGATAGATGCCGTAGGAAAAGCGAGAGGCGGCATGAGAAACGATGAGAGAGAGGCAACTCTCAACCAGCTTCTTACCGAAATGGACGGATTTGAAGACAACAGTGGCGTTATCGTTATGGCAGCGACCAACAAAATAGAGATGCTTGACGAGGCGCTGCTTAGACCGGGCAGATTTGACAGAAGGATATTTGTATCTTTGCCCAATGCCAAAGAGCGAGAAGCAATACTCAAAGTATATCTGAACAAAATTCCGCACTTTGTTGATACCAAAGAGATAGCTAAAATGACTGTCGGGTTCAGCGGAGCTGCTCTGTCGAGTCTTGTAAATGAGGCAGCTCTGCATGCTCTTAGAAAGGGTAAAAAAATTGTAGAACTCGAAGATTTTGAAGAGGTAAAAGACAAAGTGCTCTTCGGAAAAAGAAAGGTACTTGCATATTCAGCCCGAGAAAAGGAGATTCAAGCCGTATATCAGGCTGCGAAGGCTGTTACCGCATACTGGTTTGAAATAGATTTTGACAAAATATCTTTACTGGGATCTGGTTTTAAAGATATAGATAAAGAGATTGTCTCAAAACATGAATTTATAGCCAAAATAAAACTTTTTCTCTCAGGGCATGCCGCAATGCAGGTCATCTACAACGAAGAGTTTTCAAATTCGGCCCAGGACCTTGCAAGGGCAAAAATCCTTGCCGAAGATATGGCAACAAGATACGGGATGGGTAAAAAACTGATAGGTGATGTTACCGATGTCTCTTTTATCATGGAGAGTACGCTTGAAGAGGTAAAAGAGTTTATCTCTTCTCAGATAAGATATATAGAGAAGATAAAAGAACATCTTCTTGAAAATGAGTCTATATCCAAAGAGGAGATTAAAAAGATTTTTAATGAGATTCTTTAGCGGATTTTGTCTGAAAAATGAGAAAAAGCTTTTTGAAGATATATTGGATAATAGCGAATTTTCAGTGGCCGGTTTCAGCTATGGAGCTATAAAGGCTGCTGAATATGTATATAAAGAATTGAATGAGGGCAAAAGAGTAGACAGAGTGTTGCTTGTATCTCCTGCTTTTTTTCAGTCATTTGATGAGAAATTCAAAAGAGTTCAGCTTATCTCTTTTTCCAAAAATCCGGAATCTTATATTGAAAATTTTTTAAAAAACTGCAGCTATCCATCCTCCGTTTCACTAGAAAAATACAGGAGTTCCTGTAATAAAGAAGATCTAAAAGAGCTGCTTTATTATTGTTGGGATAGAAAAAAGTTGGATTCAATTGTCAAAAGAGGCGTGAATATTGAGGTTTTTTTAGGTGAAATTGATAAAATAACGGATGTAAAAAGCGCATACCTCTTTTTTAAAGAGTATGCAACTGTATATTTTTTCAAAAAAGCAGGGCATATATTAAAATAATATATAATTCAAAGGAAAAAAATGGAGATAAAGATAGGAATATTGACTGTATCTGACAGGGCAAGTCAGGGAATATATGATGATATTTCGGGGAAAGCCATCATTGATACATTGAATGATTATCTCAAAAGCGAATGGGAGAGCATATATAAAATCGTTCCGGATGAACAAAATATCATAGAAGAGACCCTCAAAGAGATGGCTGATGAGAGAGGGTGCTGTCTGATTGTAACTACAGGCGGGACAGGACCTGCAAAAAGAGATGTTACTCCAGAAGCAACCGAAGCTGTCTGTGACAAGATGATGCCGGGATTTGGAGAACTTATGAGGCAGGTAAGCCTTCAGTATGTACCTACAGCGATACTTTCAAGACAGACTGCAGGTATAAGAAATCAAACACTTATTATAAATCTGCCGGGAAAACCAAAATCGATCAGAGAGTGTCTGGATGCAGTATTTCCTGCTGTTCCTTACTGTATAGACCTGCTTGAAGGGCCGTATATCGAAACAAATGAAGATGTTATCAAGGCTTTCAGACCGAAGAAGTGAAAAACTTACAGGTTGAATCTCTAAAAATATACCAAGGATAGAAATTGGCCAATAGAAAAATAGAAGAGTGTATATATGAATATATAAAAGAGCTCGAGCGTGAATTTATGGAGATTATAAACAATCCTAAGATGGATAAAAAGGCAAAGAACCTTGCAACAAAGCCTCTTGCTTCCAAAAAGAAGATACTGCTAAATACAATCGATGCTCTAAATCTGGTGGATAAAGAGAGTCAAAAGGGATGAGGATGAAAAATCTGCCTGTCTATCTTTTGATATTTTTTCTTGTAGGTTCTATGGCGTTTGTAATACTCTCTCCGTTTTTTATAGTTGAAAAAATAAAAGAAGACAGTAAAAAGCCAAAAAGTGAAAGAGAGTTTGTTTACAGAGGGGATACAAAAAGCGGTAAATGAGAAAGTGGATGTGTGAATGTAGCCACACATCTCCACTTTTTTCAGGATATTACGAGAAAATGAAAAAAAGTTTATAAGCTTATCTATTTAACCTCTTTTTTATAAATTTCCGAGAGTTTATTATATAGCGTCTGGTAATCTATATCGCTGTTTTTGCTCAAAATTTCCTGCATCACTTCGTTATCCTCTTTTTTATTCCACACTTTTTTATAAACTCCCTCTTTATATCCATGATCCTGTCTGAACTGATTCAATACATTTTTTCCGATATAGAGTCTGTATAAATCGTCGAAATTGAGACCGGATGCATCACAGGCTCTGAAAAACTGTTCCGTTAAAGACTCCTGATATGGTTCACTGTCGTTTTTGACAAGGGCCAGGGCCATAAGCTCTTCAAACACATCAAGATATTCATTTATATTTTTATTATTTTCACTTGTCCACTCTTTTGGAATTTTTATGTCCGATTTTGTATCAACAAGATTTTCGATAAATATGACAAGCTCCGTGGGGGTATGAAATTTGAGAAGATAGCTCATTACAAAATGCCAGATATCTACAAGTTCTATTTTGATATTTTCAGTATCTATGCCGGAATCGATATTTTTCCAGTGTTTCCATGAAAAGCTGTCGATAAGTTCGGCACACTCCATATATATACATCTTTTCCAGTTTATTACTTTATCGTTTTTGGTTACGTCTTTTCTCCACTCTGGTCCATTTGTATCGTTGTTTAGCTGATTTTGAAGTTGAAGCATTTCAAGAATTTTTTCCTGCATAGCTATCCTTTTGAAAAAATTTGTTCCTATTATAAAAGTTTCAGATTATAGCATATACAATGTTATAAGAATAATATTTTAATTTTGGAGATGAAATTATGTTTGAGTTCAGTACTATATATTACAATAATCCTATTGTAGAAGCGGCAAATGCCTTTTTGGTTCTTGATGAAAAT contains:
- a CDS encoding COG3400 family protein; the encoded protein is MKNILILADGIVAKHFLERVIENYATENNYNVVYYNEKVLPKSRNSNMKFFFFDPTSYVKLSQLFDEDFHQVHIIMANKIDTIASYNNIRKLSKQVNIVLFDKWNLEIEDQNLIKLDANEILANRLIDFLPNIPIVAQNVGLGIGEIMEVLVPFGSSYVYRHIGSIEQKKWKIAAIYRNNRLLIAEPSIMIWPNDLLLLIGEPNVLKNIYKSIKREVGQFPIPYGTNSYLFIDMEKQRAEEIEKVLHDAVWLHKNLKDKKLIIRVINPSDFKVLDMIKQLDSKDIDVEIKYASVKEPDIIIEDCRKFDIGLIIVKNSLFEKYEIRETLFQTKLPVFSISDKDIEKISQSALLLSKNKELEKISSPILDVSVQLKLNLILYDIDPEESDKSEIIEHFENLASIFSKSIKVVKANKNPIREMQKIDNFLQFLPFNRKILKKPLIRFFSTDVECLYYKLSSYHQIFIPVQV
- a CDS encoding AAA family ATPase, yielding MKQKKIQTTQISKKNKVLIALSAGIVALLLLFAYVRQSSTVIDYSTYRAMLKNDMIDSAQIGEKYIYLKSGGKVFKIPKDAVNINELYEKIPVGVKENYSRAIDVAVLFFIAGLLIYMLFFSRKREEMPPIKHQINIAAPEIDDFSSKIKPIVSDVKFKDVAGIEEAKEELEEIIEFLKNPGKFKNFGVRMPKGVLLIGPPGVGKTMIAKAVAGEAGVPFFYQSGSSFVQIYVGMGAKRVRELFAKAKQMAPSIIFIDEIDAVGKARGGMRNDEREATLNQLLTEMDGFEDNSGVIVMAATNKIEMLDEALLRPGRFDRRIFVSLPNAKEREAILKVYLNKIPHFVDTKEIAKMTVGFSGAALSSLVNEAALHALRKGKKIVELEDFEEVKDKVLFGKRKVLAYSAREKEIQAVYQAAKAVTAYWFEIDFDKISLLGSGFKDIDKEIVSKHEFIAKIKLFLSGHAAMQVIYNEEFSNSAQDLARAKILAEDMATRYGMGKKLIGDVTDVSFIMESTLEEVKEFISSQIRYIEKIKEHLLENESISKEEIKKIFNEIL
- the mtaB gene encoding tRNA (N(6)-L-threonylcarbamoyladenosine(37)-C(2))-methylthiotransferase MtaB is translated as MKKVFFKTFGCRTNQFDTQVMMSKLKDFNITQNEKEADIVVVNSCTVTNSADSGVRNYINRIKRETGAQVYLTGCGAFTKGEDLFKSKKVIGVFGHSEKTKINTLLKEENLFELGDLEHIDKSVVEQFIGKSRAFIKIQEGCDFRCSYCIIPYVRGNARSHEEDIIIEQIKRLAYNGFGEFILTGTNVGSYGKDKNSSLAKLLKKISYIRGVRRIRIGSLEPVQITDEFKELLNEPWMAKHLHIALQHTSQRMLDIMNRRNRVSSDLELFEELAAFGYALGTDFIIGHPGESEEIFKEAYDNIKKFPLTHIHLFTYSKRDGTPASSMKPEVPGNIAKERYRKIKEVIDEKNYRFRQQKRKLEVLIESEKEGVYTGLDQFFNKINVHSDKDIKGNWIEIEKYEAKKDSNYADF
- the aroB gene encoding 3-dehydroquinate synthase, with protein sequence MRVDIRLVKKEDRSYPIFIDELKSIKIDTKAAIVTNPKVAGLHLDYLLKKIEAKELYIVTVPDGEEYKNFETLNFILDRLFDHQLDRKSMLIAFGGGVIGDMTGFAASIYQRGIDFIQIPTTLLSQVDASVGGKTGINNRYGKNLVGSFYQPKVVYIDTFFLKTLPKREFAAGVAEIVKMAAVFDKDFFGFLEQNDLYDEENLKIAIKKSVETKARVVAQDEKESGIRAALNYGHTFGHVIENETKYKKYLHGEAVAIGMVMANELAIETGLLTSKEAERIKKVLERYSLPTNYHIKDVDSFYKHFFLDKKSMDKKIKFVLPNGIGDVKIIDDIDEKTVKKVLEKFSKGL
- a CDS encoding dUTP diphosphatase, with protein sequence MQEKILEMLQLQNQLNNDTNGPEWRKDVTKNDKVINWKRCIYMECAELIDSFSWKHWKNIDSGIDTENIKIELVDIWHFVMSYLLKFHTPTELVIFIENLVDTKSDIKIPKEWTSENNKNINEYLDVFEELMALALVKNDSEPYQESLTEQFFRACDASGLNFDDLYRLYIGKNVLNQFRQDHGYKEGVYKKVWNKKEDNEVMQEILSKNSDIDYQTLYNKLSEIYKKEVK
- the mog gene encoding molybdopterin adenylyltransferase, translating into MEIKIGILTVSDRASQGIYDDISGKAIIDTLNDYLKSEWESIYKIVPDEQNIIEETLKEMADERGCCLIVTTGGTGPAKRDVTPEATEAVCDKMMPGFGELMRQVSLQYVPTAILSRQTAGIRNQTLIINLPGKPKSIRECLDAVFPAVPYCIDLLEGPYIETNEDVIKAFRPKK
- the bioV gene encoding pimelyl-ACP methyl ester esterase BioV, which encodes MRFFSGFCLKNEKKLFEDILDNSEFSVAGFSYGAIKAAEYVYKELNEGKRVDRVLLVSPAFFQSFDEKFKRVQLISFSKNPESYIENFLKNCSYPSSVSLEKYRSSCNKEDLKELLYYCWDRKKLDSIVKRGVNIEVFLGEIDKITDVKSAYLFFKEYATVYFFKKAGHILK
- a CDS encoding mechanosensitive ion channel domain-containing protein translates to MRKLLIFLFSTLILYAQGTDIIDVFDNETKTENSAVIKDVLDINTTQKEKIIDIQSRLKAIEDELSRNIWTKKYSNYITYHFLEKELIKTEREIKVAKRKKSANLSELENKKETLLNQLELLKEYKESPFIELLKPEEIPEPPEVKNPVAIIAAISYIKQINEKKEYYRQKLAELKSVLNKLKEKEALLKEIYELEKSEEIRKKLSYTIEEVTAFSNAVMIAEKTIGVYEKRIEEVVLKVTEEIKVQSEKAAAIMGLVLVLFGFNLFIKWIAKRYVKDNERFYMINKIINFSFATVIILIVLFAYIENVTYIVTILGFASAGIAIAMKDWFMSLLGWIVIVFGGTIHVGDRIKVKRNGLVYVGDVVDISLLRITILEDITLTTYHENRRAGRVIFVPNNYIFTDLIANYTHGGLKTVWDGIDINITFDSNHKKAMHIAREITRKYAKGYTDITRKQLNRLRSSYHLKNTNVEPRVYSFIEDYGIRISVWYLTNSYATLTLRSTISGEIIDRFNREEDIKIALPSQSIYLTKGKFNNINSENLSEG